Sequence from the Helianthus annuus cultivar XRQ/B chromosome 13, HanXRQr2.0-SUNRISE, whole genome shotgun sequence genome:
AGTATTCATTTTTTTCTCATTCTTCTTCTATAAAGCTATACAATTTTCTTGTAGTTTTTCTTTCTCAAATGAGGCacatagggtatgtttggcattgaacttttaggagcttctatctttaagcttttaagaaaaaactcCGACTCAATGAAAAGTCTTGTTTAgttgaaggagcttgaagcttttaggttaggagcttgaagcttttggttgaacgctcctactacACTACAAAAAAAAGTCCATTTAGTGGCACACACTTCTAATGGCATTtagcttttgtgccactaatttAGGTTTTAGTGGCACTTTACGTATGCCACATTTGCATAACATGCATTTTTAGTAGCATTTAGTTCTTATGCCACTAATTTAGAGTTTTAGTGGCACTTTCCATACGCCACTAAATTTTTTGATAACTTTTAGTGGTACTTTACATATGCCACTATTTTATAAGTGCTTCaaaattctgaaatcttatcttTTCCCTCCTTGAAACACTTTAATAAAACAAGAATTGATTTTCCCCGCGTTGCGTGGTCGGGATTTTATAGTGATTTGAGCGTACTGAATTTCTATGGCCCTATATTGTCGTTAATCGTAGCTCACAATCAGTGACCTACTCAAACACCATTATTCGTTATCGACAAGCAATGTGCCTAAAGGACCATCAATGAGCCTCACTGAATTTAAATGACgtaattttagttttaaaataaatatatatttccccGTTTAGTTGATTTGTAAAAGAATTAATTAGTTTATAtaattaatttgaaaataattcACATCCCCCTCTCCTAAATTAGTTCCCGCTCACTTGTTCCCTCCCTCCCAATATTTGGATTTCCCAATTCCCACACCAGAGATTAACTTCCCTCTCATTCTCCCTGACCTAATCGGACGATGTCACCCAATGACTTGCGGTGGTTCTTGGCAGCATTGATGAAGGGGATTCTAGAGCAGAAAAAGACATCTCTGCTTCACTTTTGCTACTTCGTAAGTGGTTATTATTGTTTTAATTGTTCCTTGTTTTCATTTTGATCAATATAATCTAACTTAGAGGACTTTGTAGATGATGTACAGAAATATCTTGGTTACTAACAACTTGCCCATCAAGTGTTCGATGATTTGCTTACCACTAGGGACGTGATTTGTTCGTTTCTAACCCTAAACCCTTGATGGTCCATGAATTTTTATTCTGATTTGCAAATTGCTACTCAAAATTTCTATGTTTTCTTTATCAGATAGTTTCGTTTATTCCTAACTGTAACTGTGTTAAGGTTCCTTTTCAATGCTTTTGATTTGTCTATCTAGAACTCTAGGCGCTGATTTTTGTTCTTTAGGGTTGTAAAAGGTTGTGGGTTTCTTTTCTATTTGAAGCACTATGTTTTTGCAGTACTGGTGTGCTAATTGAAAACTAGTTCAAAATAAAGTTGGCAATACATGTTCTGGACCTTTAGGGTAGGAAGAAGCACAAGTTGGAGATATGATTTCAAGTGTGGAGCCTTAAAGTAACAGACCGGACCCGATATCCAATGTTATATAAAAACCAAACTTGATTCTTGTACCTTACTTAGAGTACAGGTATCGGTTCTAGTCTAATTTGGGTTTCTTGGTTTACTCCTAAAAAACCGACCTGACTTTTCCATGGGAATAGGGTCTTCCAAATAGCTCAAGGATGTACAAAATGAGAACATATTTCACATGGTTCAGATTGATTTTTGGTTCCATTTCAGTTTTACATATCAAGTTTTACCGGGTTCATTAGAATTCCTTTTTAGGTCTAATAATAACCTTTATTGAATTAATATCTTAattgttatttttcttttttgtaaTATTATGATCTCTTGTTGCCATTCTTGTGATTAACTGCTTATACAACCTCAACATAATTACATAATTCTTTGTTATGCAGGCTAGATAAAACTAAGTTCTATGTCACTGGAGCCGGGATATTCACCGGGCTTATGGTTGGATTGTACCCTAAATCGGTCGTAAAGACTCGTATGCAGGTTACAACAAAAGATTCTGTGGAGAAGAGTGCGTATGTGGTTATTAGAGGGTTATTGAAAGCAGAAGTATCCCTGGGTTGTACCGAGGGTTTGGGACGGTCATCACAGGAGCGATTCCAGCACGAGTTATATTTATGACGGCGTTGGAGACTTCGAAAGTGGCGGCTTTTAATATTGTTGAGCCGTTTAAGCTTTCAGAGCCTACCAAAGCTGCTATTGCTAATGGGATTGCTGGAATGGCTGCCTCGCTTTGCTCTCAAGGTGTCTTTGTTCCGATCGATGTGGTATGGCTTCTTTGTTCTGTTGTTTGTTCCAATACTAAGTCAGATTTATATGTATGTTTGGATGTTTGAAATACTGAAAGTCAACAGATTAGTCAACGGTTGATGGTTCAAGGATATTCCGGCCATGCTAGCTATAATGGTGGCCTGGATGTTGCCCGTAAAGTTCTgaaacaagttggtatcagagggCTTTACAGAGGATTTGGTGTGTCTGTTATGACGTATTCCCCTTCTAGTGCTGTTTGGTGAGCCAGCTATGGTTCAAGTCAATGCGTTATATGGAGGTGAATAgcttttgttctttttttttcagTTTGTATTTTCTAGCATTATATAAACGCACATGTTTTATGTAGTATGTTAGGTCATGGAAATGACGGCGATGGATCGATTCCTAGCCAGGGGACAATAGTTATGATTCAAGGTGCTGGGGGAATATCTGCTGCGGCTGCAGCATCCTTAATTACAACTCCACTTGACACTATAAAGACCCGACTACAGGTTCATCTTATATTTTCATTAAATATTGCCATTGAAACTATTACTATATGATTCCATATTTCCATGACAGAGACAGAATATAAAATTTGTGTTAAAAAAAGGGAATTGTGTTCTCCTTAAGTCCCATGGATTACTTTCCATTTAGGATGTCTCCAGTGAAGATTGCAACCTAATTAATAGGTATGAATGATTATGATACTTTACTGTTAGTTTAACATATAAATCACTACAAAAAAAAGCACATCAACACGTAACTCTTTTTCTTTCTAAGGTTAATTAACCACTGATCTCAAAACTCACAAACTTTATTTTgttttcgtgtttacattttaaTGGAGTTGCAAGTTTGCCTTCTCGTGAACTACCCGAAACACTATTCTAACAGTCCAGAAGACACTCTTGCTCTACTTTACGCAGCTCAGGTAATTCAAAGGCTATTATCGTCTTTCTGCCATATTTGTTTTGGTCAATGTTTTGTTCTTGACTTAATAATATTTTGACACTCTTGCTCTCACAAACTTATACATTTTTTTCTTGTTGAATTTGTGTAGAGTGCATAGCTCACCTAGAGCAAGCATTGAATTAGTTCATGGAATTTGGAAGACTCAGCATGTCCACCAGATATTGCAAGGTACATCATATGTATGCAGGCACGCTATCATGTTACTATAATTCAACTTTTCTCATGATTTAAACCCTCTCAATTTCAAAATATAAGTCAGTTCATATGATTTATTGATTATTCCTTTTCTTTAGGTTTAGCCAGCATAgtttatacattatatatattaaatatcaACTTTCTTATGCATTAGAGCTTGTATAATGTGCTTTGTTTATTCGTTTTtaatttttccattttttttctttttaaccctTATGCTTTTCATCTATTACAAATTTTCCGTTTAACGTTTCGgtctaaattttacgagttaacacacTGGTTCCATGTTTTTACATGGCTCAACATTTTTATGTCTATTTTCCCAGTTTAAAGGTCCCGTCACAACACGCGGGTTCTaagtcgacttagttattatttttcatgttttatgTTTCCGTCTAATTTTTGCGCGTTAACACACCGCAACAGGCATGCATAGTTTTTTTTTATGTCTGCTTTTCGTTCTGTTTAATAATCTCGCCGCAAAGCGTGGTCCGATGCCCCCTTCAACACACGGATTCGATAAAACGTTTCAACATTACTTTTTTCACGGTTTTACGCCTCGCTGCAACACGGTGGCTTAATGCTAGTGTTGTATTTAAATATCAAGAAATTTAAAAATCTGAAAGTAAAGGTAACTAGTAAATTGTCATCACTCTTTGCAGGAAATTGCTGAATTATACGAACAGGAGCAAAATTTGGAGCAAGCCATAGCTTACTATGATAAAGCAGCCGATCTTTTCCAAGGTGAAGAAGTGACAACTTCTGCAAACCAGTGCAAACAGAAAATCGCACAATTTTCAGCTCAACTGGAACAGTAAGTCATACCTTTTATCTGTATGGATCCTCTTATATTTTTAATTGAATtacatagataaaaataagcaaatcgcAAGAGTTGAAGTTtgatgttttagttaaggggctaaacatgtcatcattaaagttgaggggctaaagttgtttattatttAAGTTGAGGAGCTAAAGCTGTTTTAGTTAAGGGGTTAAACATGTCATCACTATAGTTGAGGGGCATGGCCGACCCTGGGGGTGGGctgggaggaccaccggccagcacccgatatttcgaggggcacatttttttatgaaaaaacccgatatgtatatgtaaaatattttttaatagaGTACACCTATACAAACACGAACATAGGCccccttacaaaactattcttatggtttagataagttattaacccctttggcattaggtctagacctttagtgagcccaatacccaatttcgttaaggcctaagggcacatttttttcAAACTCGAACAGGGTACCCAAGTTCTTAGGGACGGACCTGTTGAGGGactaaatttttttattattaaagtagaggggctaaagttgtttgatgttGACAAAATAGCATATTTATAGTTAATAGTATATATAATATAACCTCACAATTTGTCTCCAGGTATCAGAAAGCTATAGAGATTTACGATGAGATAGCACGACAGTCGGTCAATAATAACTTACTAAAATACGGTGTTAGAGGGCATCTACTGAATGCTGGCATTTGCCAACTCTGTAAAGGCGATGTTGCAATCACAAACGCATTGGAGCGTTACCAGGTCAACTTTGACTTTTTCCCAAATGTCTTAACTGTTCATTACAAAATTTTGATCTGTTGACTGAAAATGTCAATTGTTAATGCAGGAATTGGACCCCGCGTTTTCAGGAACACGCGAATACAAATTGCTCGCGGTATGTTACTGAAAACTTGTTTGTTGTTCTGGGACAAACGTGTAACaggtttaaggtttttttttccGTCTTATGGCAGGATATGGCTGCTGCTATGGACAAAGAAGATGTTGCAAAGTTCACTGATGTTGTCAAGGAGTTTGACAGCATAACTAAACTGGTAATAATAACTTTATTGTGGTCATATATCACACAAGATAGATATTAATGCtgcaaatgaaccgaacgttcagcgaacaattcgtgaaccgtttggcgggaagttcatTTGATTTCGTTAGTGAATGTTCTTGGAACGTTTCGGTCAATGCTTGCAAATGGGGATTTGATTGAAGAAGGTGATCCATGTGTTCCGGTTCAGTGGGAATGGGTGACTTTCAGCGGAAGTAATCCTCCAATAATCACCAAACTGTGAGTTCATTTGTTGTTGTATATGTTAAGTTATAGATATATCATATACACTAATGTGATTAAACAGCGTATTATCAGGATCGAATTTAGAAGGTGAAATTCCGTCAGCGATCAAAGACTTGGAAGAGTTGACCTAGTTGCAAGTCTCAACGAACAAGAATTCGAGATTACAGTCTTTTTACCATTTTAAGTTTTTAACCCTGAACTAGTGGTTTGATTTTATCAGGTGGTTAAATGGGAATTCCTTAAACGGGTCGATCCCCGATATGAATAACCTTGAAAAATTGACAATTATGTAAGTTGCAATTTTACTTCTATTTGCATCCTAAAAAGATAATAGTGTTTGTTGACTATATGTGTTGGTCAAATTGCAGACATCTAGAGGACAATATGATGACTGGTTCTTTACCATCTTACTTTGGTAGTTTGCCAAACTTATAAGAACTGTATGTGGTGATTTTTCAAATCTTAAATTTTAATATATTtcgatgatattctgatttatGAATTATGTGTTCATTTTAATCATTCTTCATGCAGATATATACAGAACAACTCTCTGACTAGAGAGATTCCTCCAGAACCACTGACCAGAAAAATAATCTGTAAGTAAGTATGCTTCTTTCTCCATATTTTTAGCAATGTTTTAGTTCATCAATTGACCTGTCTAAGACAGAAGATAACTCAATTCGACTCATTATAAACTGAAGGGTAAACATTCTGATCATGAACTCTCTTGTTGTTAGGTGATGGCAATTCCGACAACGAAGAGCTTAAAGTGATGTCAAAAGAAGTAAGTTTGCCTTTTATTAACTGCTCTTACATCTTTGATAGCTATGGTTATCAGATCTAATCAATTTAACATGAATTGTAAAATTTCAGGTTGAGTATAGTCAGTCGGCTGATGTAATGACAATAAGTAGTAAGTGCTGGGAACTATGAAGTGGAAGTATGACTACTAAGAAAACGTTAACACGATGATTATGTAACTCACATGAAGATTGTGAAAGAGAGTCATGAACATAATGaagttttgagtttttatttatACACTTGTTAGTTTATTTAGGTTATATGTTTAATCATTAGACTTAGATCGACACTTATTAGACATTTTGAATATTTGGAAGATTGATTGATCTTTTAATTGAAGTGATTATTTTATGATTTCTACTtacaattttgtttttattttttaatgtaaataaatgataattgtaattaattaaaattaatatgATAAACGTCAATGGCATTTAATTTGATGTGATTTTTGTGGCAAAAAGTATGTGCCACTAAAAGCTCAAAAGTTTGTACTGGTAGataaaaaagtgccactaaaagccTAAAAACTTTGTGCGACACATTGAAATAGTGCCACTAAAAGGCTTTAGCGTCAGCGCTTCTTGTGGCACTTTTTTTGTGTGCCGCACATTTTCACAAGGTTCTTTAGTGGCACTTTCTTGTTTTTCTGTGGCACTTTTTGCATGCCATTAGATGGCATTTTTTTGTAGTGCTAGTAGCGTTTAGAATGGGCTATAAGCTTTTAGGGGAAAAtaactattttaacctctaaagataaggAACTTTTTAGTTATGtcaattttggtcattttatacattttattaaaagctccaacTAGTCTGCCAAACAcctaaatatatctaaaaagctacagtcACCAACTACCAGCTTCTAGCCACCAGCAATctgctacttttgccaaacatacccatagCCTACTATTTTTTACAAGAGTTAAGGATGGGTGAAAAGTCTTATTTTATTGGTCGCTTAATTAGAGACTTAATTTGGGACATAAAGACTCAAATTAAAAGACATAAAACTCTAACTAATTTAAGACATAAAGACTATAATTAAAAGATATAAAAACTATACTCAAGAGTTTAGTCTTCAATTCACTGTATGATAAGTCTAATTAATATTTACAAtttcactaaattataaatttactaAATATCCATTCACCTCCAATAGGTATTTGGGTGTGTAGTTGGATATTCATTGTATATTTGAGGTTTGTTTTTGATGCTAATGAATTTATTGTATTCCATTGAAATCTAAAATTTATTTTGTAATTGGTTGAACTTGATTTTGGCttgttgaacttattttgaatatgttctttaaattattgaataatattttagactATTGAGCTTTGAAACTATGTATTGTTTATAAAAAGAAAAATCAAGCCTAATCAAACGGAGCTCGAGCTTAGTTTTTCAGCTCAGCTTTAAATCCGAGCCGAGCGTAGTTGgatcggtttataatcgagctgAGCCCAAGCTTACCTTTGACTCGGCTCGGCTTGTGAAGAAGCCTAGTGGAAAGAGTGGGTTTCTTTCAATTTGTCTTACATGTTAGATGTTTGTAATGAAACACTTTTGATTACTTCTTGCTTTTTTTAATGCATTGCCTGCGGTTCCACAAGAAAGATCTTCCTTTCTTAAATATTCAGAGATATGATAGATGATTAATGTAAAAGAACTAAATGGAGAAATTTCCTAGGGATATACTGAAGTAGAGGTGTTGATGATTTGGATTTTGTACTGTCTTGGTGTGGctttttgttgtgtttggttaATGCTATTTAGTATTTTTGCTTTGCTTTTTCTCTTTGTGTTTGTCTCTCCTCTTTACTCTCTTTACTCACTTATAATAAAAAGGACTATGAATGCTCTTAACCTCTTTGCTAAGACTATTTTAGTTAAATCAAAATTTCTTGATTggtccatggctttatagcctagtggtattttGGATGTGAGATAAAGGTTTGGGACCAATAGGTTCTATGTTCGATTCTCACAGGGGGGTTTTCCCCATAtatattaggtttcctcctgaattggtgatTTGGTGTATAGTCATTATGCTTAGTCGAGATGGATATAATCGGGTGATTCCGTTGATGACATGATGATACTTCAGTGGTCtgttagtgatccaaatttgttatttttaaaaaaattcctCGATTGccgtttaatatatatatatatatatatatatagaggaaggttaatgtacattacggcttaacgtacatcacgtacgacaggtaaatacgcacgttcattttaaaatcacgcacgttataactcaaaaatccaaaatcacccatgttgaaacacaataatcacacatattgaaaacattaatcacgcatgctatagaacaaatcacgcacgttgttgtacgtgaagtacgttaagcgtaatgtacgatatactttttctatatatatatatatacatatatatatatatatatatatatatatatatgtatgtataaggttcaaatgagaagaatttttttgtaagaagaaaaaagaagaagtttcaaccaataagaatacttcattttacttcatttaatattggcatttaattttaatataagggtatattggtaaacttacatcaatcattaatttgtattcttcctctttaataactaactaaattgaatttgtaactccttttcaaaatatatactttttccaaattaaaaaacaacttaatttaaagtatCGAGTAAATTattagttgtgtaggataaattacgagttgtgtagaaTGTATttcgagttgtgtaggataaattttaactgtgtaggataaaattctataatgtgtagggtatatgtaggaaaagtttgatatgtgtaggtcttgtagattatatgtaggataattaatgattagttgactaattaattaaagagagaaaaattaattatatgagttataaatgaaatagtattttactaatatgccctttttctttttcttctcacattaaatttcttctcaaataaaCCTCCCCCTATAAAGTGTATAATTGTAAAACACTAAATAGtttttattgagaagaaaaagaataaaagggtataattgtaaaacattaaatagtttttttctaatctcatttattattatgtttgattaattaattagtcattaagactataatcctccacactaaatatttttgcctacacacatcaaaagttatcctacacatttcgaaatttatcctacacatattgaaatttatcctacacaactcgtaatttatcctacacgcctcgtatttatcctacaatataaatgaaattttatttttattttttgtgaaaaatatatttcttaaaaataagttacaaatttaatatagttaattattaaagatgaaactaccaattaatgatgtttgtaagtttactaatatacccttatagttacattaagtacaaatattaaatgaagtctaatgaagcatttctattggttgaaatttcttcttttttcttcttacaaagaatttcttctcatttgaacactccactatatatatatatatatatacatacagggtagggctagatagaaaaccctatctatataaaaaaccctagaaaacccaacctcccgacatttttttttgaaaaaaataacgcatgtaatatacatgtttttaagagttttgggccaaaaaaatcaaaaaagcgccgaagggataattaaaaaaaaaatcagcaactttcagcatttttgtctaacacatgttaggcactgaattttgtttatttttttttaaaaaaaacccttcggcgcttttttttttggcccaaaacactctaaaacatttatattacatgtgtaatttttttcaaaaaaaaaaaaaaaacaaatgtcgggaggttgggtaaaaatgggggtaGATTTGGGTTTctagagttttctaagaatttaagggttttttgtctagcattaccctatatatatatatatatatatatatatatatatatatatatatatatatatatatatatatatataggggaaggataaatcgaaaatccacttgagttgagaaaactcagaaaacatttgtaaaaaaaccatgtaaactcaagatacatttctaaaaaaataggaaatgtaatatacatatatttgaacattttaaaaaaagaaacacaaaaaaacaccaagtagttttttttttaaaaatgttacaaaatttcaggttacataagatgtatgtccaaaaaaatgtaacatataaattttcaacattttttttaaaaaaaaatagtaagtgtttttttcat
This genomic interval carries:
- the LOC110900644 gene encoding alpha-soluble NSF attachment protein, whose amino-acid sequence is MELQVCLLVNYPKHYSNSPEDTLALLYAAQVIQRVHSSPRASIELVHGIWKTQHVHQILQVNCHHSLQEIAELYEQEQNLEQAIAYYDKAADLFQGEEVTTSANQCKQKIAQFSAQLEQYQKAIEIYDEIARQSVNNNLLKYGVRGHLLNAGICQLCKGDVAITNALERYQELDPAFSGTREYKLLADMAAAMDKEDVAKFTDVVKEFDSITKLVIITLLWSYITQDRY